Proteins co-encoded in one Caloenas nicobarica isolate bCalNic1 chromosome 19, bCalNic1.hap1, whole genome shotgun sequence genomic window:
- the MRRF gene encoding ribosome-recycling factor, mitochondrial isoform X1: protein MAMALRCFRHLPSLLHRSRLAALRGPPRAPPGCPALLPSGCSHCGHRMLPSRQLATKKAKGKGQSQARVNISAALVEDIINLEETSEDMQAVVEALKEDFSRNLSVRTSPGALDHIIVVTKDGKFPLNQLGQISQKSPQLLIVNMASFPESTAAATKAIRESGMNLNPEADGTIIRVPVPKVTREHRESLAKLAKQSTNKSKEALRKVRSKSVNQVKKFKNKVSEDTIWLLEKQIQQMADSAAAEMDKLLAAKTKELLG from the exons ATGGCGATGGCACTAAGATGCTTCCGTCAcctgccctccctgctgcaTCGCTCTCGGTTGGCAGCGCTGCGGGGGCCACCGCGGGCCCCCCCGGGCTGCCCGGCCCTACTCCCATCTGGCTGCAGCCACTGCGGCCATCGGATGCTGCCGAGCAGACAGCTGGCTACCAAAAAAG CTAAAGGTAAAGGGCAGTCTCAAGCCAGAGTGAATATCAGTGCGGCCCTAGTTGAGGATATTATCAATTTGGAGGAAACCAGTGAAGACATGCAGGCAGTGGTAGAAGCTCTGAAAGAAGATTTCAGCAGAAATCTCAGTGTTAGAACCTCACCAG GGGCCCTCGATCACATCATCGTGGTGACAAAAGACGGGAAGTTTCCGCTGAACCAGCTGGGGCAGATCTCACAGAAGTCACCACAGCTCCTTATAGTGAACATGGCCAGTTTTCCAGAG AGCACAGCTGCAGCTACGAAGGCTATAAGGGAGAGTGGCATGAACCTGAACCCAGAAGCAGATGGGACAATAATTCGGGTGCCAGTTCCTAA GGTAACGAGGGAGCACAGGGAGAGCCTGGCCAAGCTGGCCAAGCAGTCCACCAACAAGTCCAAAGAGGCTCTGAGAAAGGTGCGAAGCAAAAGTGTCAACCAGGTCAAGAAGTTCAAGAACAAAGTGTCTGAAGATACGATCTGGCTGCTAGAGAagcag